AATACacaccttcttcttccctCCCCCCGGCGAGTTCACCCATTATAGCAGTCCAGGCCTGTGAGCATGCCTCCCTCCTCAAACCCCAACACCAGCGGGCTTAGCTCAGTGGGAGAGCGCCAGACTGAAGATCTGGAGGCCCTGTGTTCGATCCACAGAGCTcgcatttcttttttaaaACCCTTTTTTTGTCTCTCAAACACGCCTTATAAGCACACGCGCGAAACggcatttctttttttttttctttttctactTTCCTGCTGCGCGATCCTCACACGGATCATAGCAACAGCCACATATTCGTCTCTTTGTCTTGGCAACTTTGCCTTACTCTGGAAACGTCCTCTATGTTCTCAACCTAATTTGCATACTAAAGGGTGGGATGGATGTAAATGGTATTGTAGAAGAACGTCTCTATTCAAGTATGgtatgatgatgatgatgatgatgatgatgatgatgatgatgatgatgatgatgatgatgatgatgatgatgatgatgatgatgatgatgatgatgatgacgatgatgacaTTGCCATTACCATCTCCCCACCAAAGAGAGGAAAGACTTCTCTCCCGATGGGTCTCTGTCCTTGTTCTTTTCGCCTCCCACATTGGGGGGCAATAGTTGACAATGGAGCGCACCAATCCATATAATTTGAGCAATACACCATTAACGGGAATATGGGCGATTGTCTCTATAGAATCTCGGATCTCCACCAGATGGAGAGAGTATGtgagaaacaacaacacatACACCCCATGACAGTGTCGAGAGGCATAACCTCTAAGTCCTGGGTCCTGCAGTGTACGTGGTCTTCCTCCTAACTGTTTGTAAACGAAACCATCCAAGGCAACATTTGCACGGAAATTTTCTCTATAAGCGGATGGGGCATTTCTTTGTAACTTCAACTAATGTAATTTCCACATTTACGGCATTAAACCttctagaaaaaaaaaaagaggcGAATTTCAAGTATTTAAAATTTCGGGAACATTTCTATTAAGCCAGGGGGATCCTGCTGGTGTCAATACCGTTTCCcacagttttttttttttcttggtaaAGGTAAGCGTCGGATAACAAATAGAGCACGTGCAAGAGCCAGTGAGAGACTGTATCCCCCCACCCCTTTCCCCAAACCCTTATCTAGCATTCTCCAGATAGTCATAGCGGTATAGTGTCCCCTCCCACTACGGCCATGTCGAACTCAAACACAGAAGGATACGAAAGTATCCTCAACAACATGGAAAACAGAGATGACCGTACAcaccaatttcttcaacagcaacaacagcagtTTCAACAGTCAATGAATTTCGGACAACATAACCAACAGGGCATACAGCAGTCGCAGGCCCAGCAACAATtgtttcaacaacaacaacagcaacaacaacagcaacaacaacaacaacatcagcaacaacaacaccgTCGTCAAAACTCTGCTTTTTCCATCAACAGCGACTTCAACAATCCAAACAACTTGAATGCTACAAATGACGTAGACTCGAGGTTCAGCGGTTATGTCTCCGACTCGCAGTTTGGGTCCGAAGTCAACTTCACCGACTTTAACGACGCCGTCAGCTCCTTGAGCTCGTCTGGTATGTTGTCTCCCTATTCAACGGGCTCATCTCCAGATGACTTCTTTTTGAGTGCAACCAATTCTAATGTCGACTCCCAATATTCGGAAAACATCAatgagtttgatttgaataataCTCAGAATCTGACTAACGACGTACTTTATCCTCAACCCCTTGTGCCTGTTCCAATGGGTGAATCGGTTTCTAATAGTACCGTCACTTTCAATGCTAATGAAAATTACCATAATAACCAACAAATGATGCAAACTTTAGATACCGTCCATGAATCTCCTGAAGATATTattaaaaaggaaactCCAGAATTCAACGTTAAAAGAGAATCCCCAGAAAGTAGAGGTACATCGTCAGAATCTCAATCTCATTCTCAATCCCAATCCCAATCCCAATCCCAATCTCAATCTAGGTCGCAACCTAGGTCGCAATTCCAGTCTCCACTGTCTAATATGCCAATAACTAGGCCTGACTCTTCAGAAACTTCACTCAACGACACCTTAAGACCGGGCAAGAAGATCAAATCGTCCCACAATTTAatcgaaaaaaaatataggaCTAATATCAACTCTAAAATTATCGAATTGAGAAACTGTGTTCCATCATTGCGTATTCTTGTTGCTAAAAACGGTAATCATAGAACAAACACAGTAAATGACGAAccagaagatgatgatgactaCTACGAGGGTAATGGGTACTCTGACGATGAGCTCAAATTGGATGGCTTGAAGCCTGCTAAGAAGTTGAATAAAGCCAccattttatcaaaatcatctgAATACATTAGACActtggaaaagaaaaatgaaatgtTGATACAACAGAACTTACAATTAAGGAAACTGATTGAATCTGCAAGCATACCAGCCAATAACGATATGTTTTTCCAACATCAGCATTTCttacaacaacagcaacagcaacagcaagCAAGCAGCTTACACTCATCGCCATTTAACAAGAGCAATAGCAACCGATCCAGCAGTGGAAGCAATATGATGTCGCCAGATCAATTCCAGAATCAACAGCAGCCAGACCACCAGGCCCTAACAAATAAAATCCTAATGGGTGGGTTGGGTACATTTCTAGGCGCTGCTGCTCTGGACGATCTATCTAATAATTCCTCAATTAACCAAAGAGGATTGTTTGCATTCCCAATGTTTGGTTTTCTAGGTGCATCCCCAACATCTGCTACTGTATCTGATgcaacttcaacttttgaTTACAAGCCTTTCTTGTCAGGGTTTACCAAATTACttatttcaatttatttattttacacttttatttttccatCCCTTATTACTTCATTCAACAAATATAGGAAGTCACTTGAAATCCCCACTTTTCCTGATGCTACgcaaaaactttttcatttctgCTTGCGTCCATATGAATTACAAAGTTCTTTACCTATCTCTGATTTACCAAAGGAGGAAAGAATTCTCAAATTTCTCTGTTTCGGATACAATGCAGAATTTGTGTTAACTGCTGTTCAAACTTTATGTCTACCTCAAAATTCGAAGAACGATTTTCTTAAAGCCATATTCATGAAAACGGCTATTGAATATAATAACGAGTATCTCAACTCCACaatcaatgatttattGAACAGATTTTGTCTTGAAAGAAGGGGCGAACACTATTGGAAAAACGCTAAAGCCTATTTATCAGAATGTAATCTACAGGAATATGCCATGATGTCTTTCAAAAATCTACAACTTCGAAAGCTTTCGAATGATATTCAGGAAAGACATGGCAGAATTGAAAGCATTGAATCCTTGTTGagattttctttggttgatGGGTTATATTTTGATACCATGAGACAAATTATATCACTTGAatctttgaagatgaatcTAATGAAGATCGGTACAGAGCATAAAAAACTATATCCTCTTGCCCTCAAATTCCAGAAAGATAGTATAACTCGCAACTTACAAAGACTATCATCATTCTCACTGATTTTGAGTGGTGatatgaatttgaaattggagATTTTACATTATTTGGTAGAAGAGGATCCAAAATCATTAATTAAATGCGTGAGGTTATACGAATCCGGAAACTATAAGTTGTCTGCTGAAATCAAGACAGGATTACTGGCTGCCAAGTTGTATTACCAGGTTTCCAATAACCATGGCATACCTAAAATTGTGAAAACATTTTCCAGCTTGAGATTAGAAGACATGaagatttccaaattttcacAATTCCAGTTCATCTCACTAATGAAACTCTTTGAAACATTATTTATCTACCTTTCAAATGTCGTGGAAAACCAAGACATGACGAGCATACACATACTTCATATGTTCGAGTATATGAGAGAATATTTCGACGAAACAAGGGTTTCTGACAAGTTCTCCCTTCCTTCAGATACGATGCGTCTTGCCGATAGTGTGATCACATCCACTAAGAGGCTTTATGGTTGTTAAGACTTTCTCTGATCCCAATGTATTTGtatattcttttctttttttgaacTATTTATGTAAACTGCTTCCAATATTTATTAAGCTTTATCAATTATGCTAAGAAACTGCAACACATAAACCCCCTGATAGATAGTACTAATTTTACAACTAGTCATCCAAGgttcttgaatttttttcGCCTTTTTTGGCCTATCGTTTCGATTTACTTGTCCTATTACTTTGTGCTCTCATTTGAGCGATTAATGATCTTGCAAGGCTTTCCACTACAGAAATGGCCGTATCTCACTATTCTTTTAATTGCACAACCAACTAAACCGACTTACTTCAAATTTTGGTTACTGATAAGTTTCTAAGTTCTatgagaaagaaaaaaggagAGTGTAAAGTATTGATCAGCCTCAGGTTCTTATATCATTACACTAAAGTGATTTACTCGGTAAGATAAAATGTATTATATTTACAGAATCCAATTCCTCCATTGGAAATTACAAGCTATTAACagaatatcaaaataatataaGTACCATTAATACACCGTACCGCAGTATCATTCCTCTGTGACCACAACCCAAAGGTCCATCACTTGTACCTGATACATAGAGTTGCCGCTCAGTTTTGCTGCTTCAATTATTTGCACTTTTGCATCGATTCTGATTTGAGTATCCGCGCCAAACTCGGCTTGCATCTTCGAAATCGAGCAAGGACACTCCATTTATGGTTTAACGACTTTGCACATCAACCCCTAGGATCCTGTCTGTGTAGAGCATTACCTTCACACCAAGGGACATTGCTGTTTTAAAGAGTGAAACTTATCATGTATTCGTACAACAACCAACCGTACGGGTACACAGGTAACCAAGGCTACCCTCAACAGCAAGCACAACAGCCTCAACAAGTCCAACAACAGCCATCGTACAACCAATGGTCTActcagcaacaacagcctCAGCTTAATCAGCTGCAATCTCAGCCAACAGGCTTTGGGTTTGGCTCCCAGGTTGCTTCACAGCCTACTGGGATTATGAAACCTCAACAGTTTGAACAAACTCAGCCAGGATTTACTCAACAAACATCTGGCTGGAACCAACAGGCGCCTCCAATGACTAGCTTCCAGTCTCAGCCAACGGGCGGCTTGATGCCACAAAGAACAGGCTATCAGTCACAACCAGCTCAAACTCCATTGCAATCCCAAGCTACTGGATGGAACCAACTGGTGCCTCCAATGACCTCATTTCAAGCACAAGCTACAGGTTACCAACAAGGTCCGCCAACGACTTCCTTTCAGTCGCAGCCAACCGGTGGGTTTATGCCTCAACAAACAGGGTATCAATTTCAGCAACCATTGCAATCTCAAAACACAGGATGGACACAACAACCTCAAACTTCTTTCGGCGTGGCACCTCTTCAATCTCAGAGCACCGGATGGAATCAAGGTTTACAACCCCAGAGAACTGGTGTTCAACAGCCTCTAACTGCTCAGCCAACTGGTTTTATTTCCAACTTGGCTAACATAGGtaaccaaaaaaatgatttaGAATTACCAAATATTAGATTATCTTTCATTACTGCCAGAGATCAGGATAGGTTTGAAActattttcagaaataaCGTTCCAAAGGGTGAAAATGCAATGGATGGAAATACTGCAAAATCcattttgatgaaatctgGTTTATCTGCCGTTAAGTTATCTCAAATTTGGGAACTAGCTGATACTAATAAATCCGGCTCTTTAATGTTCCCGGAATTTTGTGTCGCATTGCACTTGGCTAATATGGCAAAAAGGGGACAATCTGTTCCTTTTGAGTTGCCTATAAAGATCAAGAATGAAGTAACTGGGTTTGTAGATGCCATAAATTTTAACATTGGTGCTAAGAGTGATTACAGTCAAAACAATCCAATTgcaaatcaacaaactggttttcaaaatcagatCCCATTAACTGCACAAAGAACCGGTGTTGTACTTAATGCACAACAAACAGGTATGGTACCGATCAATGCACAACCTACAGgtttattttctcaaaagaCGGGAGGTTTATTCTCTCAAAAGACGGGAGGATTACTTGCACAAGCAACAGGTTCCGCACCACCGATGACCAGTTTTATGGCACAGCCAACAGGTGGATTCATGCCTCAGCAAACTGGGTTCCAATCTCAGCCAACAGGCGGATTTATCCCTCAACAAACCGGACTCCAATCTCAACAATTCACTGGGTTCCAATCACAAGCCACTGGTGGTCTTTACCCCCAACAAACTGGCTTACAACCTATGCCAACCGGTAGACCTGGCCAATGGGGATTTGTTTCTGCTCCAACAGGTGGCTTACCAGGGCTGGATATGATGCAGTCCCATTTCATGCCTAACGCAGCAACCCAAACAAACATGTTACAAAGTCAAATGGGCGGCCAATCAGCAAGAAATGTTACATGGGCAATTACCAAGCAAGAAAAGATGATTTATGACAATATTTTTAAGCAATGGGATAAGGATAGGAAAGGTTTTATTGAAGGTAATGTTTCGATTGAaatcttctccaaatcaGGTTTGAGTTTCAGTGatttagagaaaatatGGACATTATCAGATCAGGGTAATAAAGGCAAATTAAACAGAGATGAATTTGCTGTTGCGATGCATTTAATCTATAGAAGATTAAACGGCTTTGATATTCCATTAACTCTACCTCCCGAGTTAGTTCCACCATCTTCCAAGATCCTGGAAAACACTGTAGACAGCTTAAAAgaccaattgaaaaaacaagCTTCAAAAGGTGGAGTTCATAGTACACTGAACGTCAAATCTGGTATTTCCAGATCTGGGACATCTTTTAAGAATGACGATGATTCCATCAATTATGTTTCTAATTCAAGACatagaaagaaaagtgTTGACGAGTCACCAGCAAAATCACAAGCGTTTTCATCTAAGCTGTCTATTGAAgacttgaagaaacaaatacaCGAGAAAAGAATTTTACTAGACGCAATTGATGCAGAAGATGCAGATACCAATGCAAACATAATCCAACAAAAGACCCTGAacgaaattgaaattttaaaatccaaaatcaagagTGCACAATCTAAGTTgaattcttccaatttcGGTGCGATTGATTCTGTAGAGCAAAAGCAAGAACTAAGTACAAAACTTAACAAATTTGCTGACAAAATTCCACAGCTCATGGATGCTATCTATCAAGTTGACGAGAAGCTCAAATCAGCAAAGGTGGAGCTTTTCAGACTAAAATTACAAAAGGAGAATCCTTCAGGTATCGAATTCAAAGGTACTGGGCCAAATGGCGAAGTTACTGAAACCGATAAAAGAATCGCCAAACAAAAAGCTCTCTTACAGGCTAAAATGGCAAAGCTAACAGGTAAACCAGCGCCAAACTTTGATGCctttgaagataatgaagcAAGGTTGAACCAAGAAGTTCTTTCTGTCACTaaggaatttgaagagCAAAAAAGTATGATCCAAGAGATCTCCAGCTCAATCAAAACTTTAATTGCTGAAGTTTCAGATTCGTTGAACTTGACCAACGCCATGAGTGTGGGCCACTCCAAATGGGAGAAAAAGGAAGGCgttcaaaataaagaagtgtctgattttattgattatttgaatTCTACCAAGCCAGCACACAAGACCGCAATTCCTACCCCATCTTCATTAGAAAATCCTTACCTAGCACATCCAAATTCTAACTTGGCTTCGAAAGAACCTGTGGAGTCCAATCTAAATGCTGTAGCAGAACAACAGTCTGCTAAAGTTTCAAACATTGGACATTCCACGCCaccatcatcttcatcaggTTTGTCTGCTTCTGAAGAGAGAGCAAGAAGgatcaaagaaaaggcagaaaagagaatgaaTGAAAGGCTAGCTAAATTAGGGATTACTAGAAAACCAGCATCCAATACACACTCAGAgcaggaaaaaaatattccCACATCGAAAGTAGCTTCAACATCGATTTctcaagaagaaaaaaacatatCTACAACGAAAGAAATCCCGGCTTCAATTTCCAGAGAAACCCAAAAACCATTTGTTCAACCTACTAAGCAAgcaccagcaccaccaCCTACTAGAGCCGCACCAGCACAAATTCCAGCACAAATTGCAGCTGTTTCCAAACCATCTGCTGCCTCGGATGACAGTGATGAGGACAgcgatgaagatgaagaatacAAGGCTCTCTTGGAGCAAAAGAAGGCAATGGAACAGCGTGAAAAAGAGAGGAAAGAAAGGAAGGCACGTGAAAAACAGGAGAGACTAGCCAAACTGAAGGCTGAAATGGAAGAACTACGGAAACAACAAGAGGGGGATTCCGACGATAGTTGGTGCGATGACAATCAAGCTACTGCTACTCCTGTCTCGAATGCCAAGCAGGCTGAAGAAGCTCCAGTTCCAACTACAGGTTTAACGACTGCCCATAGTAACAATCCATTTGCGGCAGTTGTCAGTGAGAAGCAGGAATCAAAACCGGTAGTTCCACAGCCAACTGAAACACCTGAAAAGAAGGATGTAAAACCTTCGAATTCCAATCCATTTTCGAAGTTGCAGGCCAATGGATCATCAAGTAATACCGTTATTGATGCTGAAAAGTTAAAGGCGCAAAGAGCTTCCCAGATGGGTAGAGGTggtgatgacgatgattGGTCTGATTCTGGGGATGAAGATAGTGACGACGAAATGCCTTCTGCGAACAAACAAGCTGAACTTGCATCGATGCTATTTGGTGGCAGCACTTCTGCTTCTAGGTCCAATACTTTTATTCCGCCCGTTTCAACAgtggaagaaaagaatattgGAGAGATAAGCCAGTCCAAATCAGAAGAAACCAACAAGGATACCGTTGCTCCAGAAGTTGATACACAACCGTTCCCTCCATCTACTCCGGTAACCCATCCACCAGCGGTTCCCGAACTGCAACAATCCGAAACGACTGAGAAATCACTCACACCTCCTCCATTGCCCGAAACAGCAGCACCGGTACCTTCGGTTCCAGCTACGGTGCCACCAGGATTGCCACTTGAGCAAGTCACATCAAGTAACGGTGAATTTTATGACGCCAAGTCAGAGGAATCTTCATTCATTGATCCAACACCTCCGTCTTCTCCAGAAGTTTCCGCCACGACAGCAGAAGTACCAGACGAAGAAGTTCCTCCGGTTCCTACAGGAGTAGCACCAGCACCACCGATTCCTACAGAAGTAgcaccagcaccaccagcaccaccagcaccaccagcaccaccagcaccaccagcaccaCCGGCTCCTACACAAGTAgcaccagcaccaccagcaccaCCAGCGccagcaccaccagcaccaCCAGCGccagcaccaccagcaccagcaccaccagcaccaCCAGCGCCAGCACCACCAGCGCCATCTTTGATTCCTTCAATCACAGGTGGCCCAGCAGATATCAATGCTTTACTTGGGGAAATCCATCAAGGTGcaaggttgaagaaggtcGACGACAGCGAGAAACACATTGCTGACGGTGCCGTTGTTGGCAGAGTATTGTAATTGCAACATGTTCCTGTTTAGTCTAGCATATATATACTTACTTATAAAGCTAAAATATTGCGTTTTGTTCTAGTTTTAACTGCCGTCTCTTTCTTGCCGAGCCccctttattttcttcctttagAGAGGCAATAAAATTTCGATAAGCGCAATCCCGAATTTTTTCTGCGGCGAGAGAGATGCGGGACTGGGCTTCCGAAGAACGTAACCAAACTGATTTTATCCAATATAAAAGAGAGGGTGCCACAGCTGTTTGCAGGAGAAGGTACTCTTATTTACACGGTAGTCTTCTCTCACATTTCAGATATAATACAAGCAATATTCAACAGCAGACATGTTTGGTAATATTTCCCAAAGACTTGCAGGCAAGAACATCCTAATTACAGGTGCGTCCACTGGTATCGGATACCATACAGCAAAGTATTTTGCAGAAGCTGCAAATGGAGACTTGAAGTTGGTTTTGGCTGCAAGAAGAAAGGAGAAGCTGGAGGCACTAAAGGCAGACTTGCTTGCCAAGTATCCATCCATCAAAGTCCATATTGAGAGTTTGGATGTCTCCAAAACGGAAACCATTGCACCTTTCTTAAAAGGTTTACCTGAggaattttcaattgtcGACGTGTTGGTCAACAATGCAGGTAAGGCGCTTGGTTTGGATCCAATTGGCTCTGTCGATCCAAAGGACGTGGATGAAATGTTCCAGACCAATGTTTTGGGTATGATTCAATTGACCCAGTTGGTTGTACAGCAAATGAAGGAGAGAAACTCCGGGGACATTGTCCAACTAGGTTCAGTGGCTGGTAGAAACCCATACCCAGGTGGTGGTATCTACTGTGCCTCCAAGGCCGCATTGAGATCTTTTACACATGTATTGAGAGAGGAATTGATTAATACCAAGATTAGAGTGATTGAAATCGAGCCTGGAAATGTTGCAACTGAGGAATTTTCCTTGACCAGATTCAAAGGTGATAAGTCCAAGGCCGAAAAGGTCTATGAGGGAACCGAGCCATTGTATGGT
The window above is part of the Pichia kudriavzevii chromosome 1, complete sequence genome. Proteins encoded here:
- a CDS encoding uncharacterized protein (PKUD0A05770; similar to Saccharomyces cerevisiae YOR032C (HMS1); ancestral locus Anc_5.624); the encoded protein is MSNSNTEGYESILNNMENRDDRTHQFLQQQQQQFQQSMNFGQHNQQGIQQSQAQQQLFQQQQQQQQQQQQQQHQQQQHRRQNSAFSINSDFNNPNNLNATNDVDSRFSGYVSDSQFGSEVNFTDFNDAVSSLSSSGMLSPYSTGSSPDDFFLSATNSNVDSQYSENINEFDLNNTQNLTNDVLYPQPLVPVPMGESVSNSTVTFNANENYHNNQQMMQTLDTVHESPEDIIKKETPEFNVKRESPESRGTSSESQSHSQSQSQSQSQSQSRSQPRSQFQSPLSNMPITRPDSSETSLNDTLRPGKKIKSSHNLIEKKYRTNINSKIIELRNCVPSLRILVAKNGNHRTNTVNDEPEDDDDYYEGNGYSDDELKLDGLKPAKKLNKATILSKSSEYIRHLEKKNEMLIQQNLQLRKLIESASIPANNDMFFQHQHFLQQQQQQQQASSLHSSPFNKSNSNRSSSGSNMMSPDQFQNQQQPDHQALTNKILMGGLGTFLGAAALDDLSNNSSINQRGLFAFPMFGFLGASPTSATVSDATSTFDYKPFLSGFTKLLISIYLFYTFIFPSLITSFNKYRKSLEIPTFPDATQKLFHFCLRPYELQSSLPISDLPKEERILKFLCFGYNAEFVLTAVQTLCLPQNSKNDFLKAIFMKTAIEYNNEYLNSTINDLLNRFCLERRGEHYWKNAKAYLSECNLQEYAMMSFKNLQLRKLSNDIQERHGRIESIESLLRFSLVDGLYFDTMRQIISLESLKMNLMKIGTEHKKLYPLALKFQKDSITRNLQRLSSFSLILSGDMNLKLEILHYLVEEDPKSLIKCVRLYESGNYKLSAEIKTGLLAAKLYYQVSNNHGIPKIVKTFSSLRLEDMKISKFSQFQFISLMKLFETLFIYLSNVVENQDMTSIHILHMFEYMREYFDETRVSDKFSLPSDTMRLADSVITSTKRLYGC
- a CDS encoding uncharacterized protein (PKUD0A05780; similar to Saccharomyces cerevisiae YIR006C (PAN1); ancestral locus Anc_7.160), with product MYSYNNQPYGYTGNQGYPQQQAQQPQQVQQQPSYNQWSTQQQQPQLNQLQSQPTGFGFGSQVASQPTGIMKPQQFEQTQPGFTQQTSGWNQQAPPMTSFQSQPTGGLMPQRTGYQSQPAQTPLQSQATGWNQLVPPMTSFQAQATGYQQGPPTTSFQSQPTGGFMPQQTGYQFQQPLQSQNTGWTQQPQTSFGVAPLQSQSTGWNQGLQPQRTGVQQPLTAQPTGFISNLANIGNQKNDLELPNIRLSFITARDQDRFETIFRNNVPKGENAMDGNTAKSILMKSGLSAVKLSQIWELADTNKSGSLMFPEFCVALHLANMAKRGQSVPFELPIKIKNEVTGFVDAINFNIGAKSDYSQNNPIANQQTGFQNQIPLTAQRTGVVLNAQQTGMVPINAQPTGLFSQKTGGLFSQKTGGLLAQATGSAPPMTSFMAQPTGGFMPQQTGFQSQPTGGFIPQQTGLQSQQFTGFQSQATGGLYPQQTGLQPMPTGRPGQWGFVSAPTGGLPGLDMMQSHFMPNAATQTNMLQSQMGGQSARNVTWAITKQEKMIYDNIFKQWDKDRKGFIEGNVSIEIFSKSGLSFSDLEKIWTLSDQGNKGKLNRDEFAVAMHLIYRRLNGFDIPLTLPPELVPPSSKILENTVDSLKDQLKKQASKGGVHSTLNVKSGISRSGTSFKNDDDSINYVSNSRHRKKSVDESPAKSQAFSSKLSIEDLKKQIHEKRILLDAIDAEDADTNANIIQQKTLNEIEILKSKIKSAQSKLNSSNFGAIDSVEQKQELSTKLNKFADKIPQLMDAIYQVDEKLKSAKVELFRLKLQKENPSGIEFKGTGPNGEVTETDKRIAKQKALLQAKMAKLTGKPAPNFDAFEDNEARLNQEVLSVTKEFEEQKSMIQEISSSIKTLIAEVSDSLNLTNAMSVGHSKWEKKEGVQNKEVSDFIDYLNSTKPAHKTAIPTPSSLENPYLAHPNSNLASKEPVESNLNAVAEQQSAKVSNIGHSTPPSSSSGLSASEERARRIKEKAEKRMNERLAKLGITRKPASNTHSEQEKNIPTSKVASTSISQEEKNISTTKEIPASISRETQKPFVQPTKQAPAPPPTRAAPAQIPAQIAAVSKPSAASDDSDEDSDEDEEYKALLEQKKAMEQREKERKERKAREKQERLAKLKAEMEELRKQQEGDSDDSWCDDNQATATPVSNAKQAEEAPVPTTGLTTAHSNNPFAAVVSEKQESKPVVPQPTETPEKKDVKPSNSNPFSKLQANGSSSNTVIDAEKLKAQRASQMGRGGDDDDWSDSGDEDSDDEMPSANKQAELASMLFGGSTSASRSNTFIPPVSTVEEKNIGEISQSKSEETNKDTVAPEVDTQPFPPSTPVTHPPAVPELQQSETTEKSLTPPPLPETAAPVPSVPATVPPGLPLEQVTSSNGEFYDAKSEESSFIDPTPPSSPEVSATTAEVPDEEVPPVPTGVAPAPPIPTEVAPAPPAPPAPPAPPAPPAPPAPTQVAPAPPAPPAPAPPAPPAPAPPAPAPPAPPAPAPPAPSLIPSITGGPADINALLGEIHQGARLKKVDDSEKHIADGAVVGRVL
- a CDS encoding uncharacterized protein (PKUD0A05790; similar to Saccharomyces cerevisiae YMR226C; ancestral locus Anc_8.752) — protein: MFGNISQRLAGKNILITGASTGIGYHTAKYFAEAANGDLKLVLAARRKEKLEALKADLLAKYPSIKVHIESLDVSKTETIAPFLKGLPEEFSIVDVLVNNAGKALGLDPIGSVDPKDVDEMFQTNVLGMIQLTQLVVQQMKERNSGDIVQLGSVAGRNPYPGGGIYCASKAALRSFTHVLREELINTKIRVIEIEPGNVATEEFSLTRFKGDKSKAEKVYEGTEPLYGTDIAELILFAVSRPQNTVIAETLVFASNQASAYHIFRGSLDK